One genomic region from Euzebya tangerina encodes:
- a CDS encoding NAD kinase: MPPAPAPARFAFVASSSSSAQTARRQLTDRYGNHDPDEADVIIPLGGDGFMLESMHRYMGLGTPMFGMNRGTIGFLMNAYDADSLPERVAQAHLQPLRPLKMTAESEGGARLEAVAFNEVSMLRQERQAAKLRILINGRERMDELICDGIIVATAAGSTAYNLSANGPIIPIGSPMLALTPISPFRPRRWRGALLPAAAHIRVEVIERWKRPVSAVADHNEARNVISVEIAEDPEAEVRMLFDADHNLEERILTEQFSFG; encoded by the coding sequence GTGCCCCCAGCCCCTGCCCCAGCCCGGTTTGCCTTCGTCGCCTCCAGCAGCTCGTCGGCGCAGACCGCCCGTCGTCAGCTGACGGATCGATACGGCAATCACGACCCGGACGAGGCCGATGTGATCATCCCGCTGGGTGGGGACGGGTTCATGCTCGAGTCCATGCACCGCTACATGGGCCTGGGCACACCGATGTTCGGGATGAACCGGGGCACGATCGGCTTCCTGATGAACGCCTACGACGCGGATTCGCTGCCCGAGCGTGTCGCGCAGGCTCATCTGCAGCCCCTGCGACCCCTGAAGATGACGGCTGAGTCCGAGGGCGGGGCCCGCTTGGAGGCCGTCGCGTTCAACGAGGTCTCGATGCTGCGGCAGGAGCGCCAGGCGGCGAAGCTTCGCATCCTGATCAACGGCCGCGAGCGGATGGATGAGCTCATCTGCGACGGGATCATCGTCGCGACGGCTGCCGGGTCGACGGCCTACAACCTGTCGGCCAACGGTCCGATCATCCCGATCGGCTCGCCGATGCTGGCCCTGACCCCGATCAGTCCGTTCCGCCCGCGACGCTGGCGCGGCGCCCTGTTGCCTGCCGCCGCCCACATCCGTGTCGAGGTGATCGAGCGGTGGAAGCGACCGGTGAGCGCCGTGGCCGACCACAACGAAGCCCGCAACGTGATCAGCGTGGAGATCGCCGAGGACCCCGAGGCCGAGGTCCGGATGCTGTTCGACGCCGACCACAACCTCGAGGAGCGCATCCTCACCGAGCAGTTCAGCTTCGGCTGA
- a CDS encoding cell wall-binding repeat-containing protein produces the protein MTSAIALSRPPTAARALASLFLAVSLLVTLLPPVQAQEEPMTVTRHAGASRTETAAQVSLLAYPEGADTVVIARADAYGDALAGAPLAAVLDAPVLLSNTDAMDQFTEGEIQRLAPTTAVVLGDLSDAVTDTIEGLGVTVERIRGTDAWTTYAAIADAVVAESGTTQALLVEGMHPDDARGWPDALTASAWAATEQMPVLMTEVDAFPAATGEAITRNGITQVTVVGGEAAVSADVAAEADELTSEEIDRVAGDGRYDTGVAVAREGLDEFGYTSRIWVASGRSWPDALVAGPAVAKMGGVLVLTDPASMEHSPATLTFINGQRGWAANAHLVGGTAVISEDVAATVETGELPGAESEETDPGATPVASLDRPPAVPARNTAPPISAATPWSDPATWGGTVPAAGDVVTIPRDRAVLLDVDPPALEGIQIDGLLVADDIDMTIEVEWITVTGRLALGTEEAPLTSDVTVILDPQPGDDILGAGEGPIAVQGGTLDIHGQSPTHTWTRLAATAGAGTTQIQLEEAPGWSVGDRIVIAATSLNFEEAEERIVTAIDGTTVTLDRPLEHIHWGQAEQVGGETVEQFAEVGSLSRNIVVTSTPEAREQQRGGHVQIFHGSVGRISGAEFTGLGQVGELARYPIHFHMMDSASGSYIHGAAVHHSFNRCVTVHGTHHVDLQETIGYDTIGHCFFFEDGVETGNTFHCNLGLTTRAPEEGLALLESDLTPATYWISNPSNHFTENVAAGSESAGFWYDLPEAPTGDSEGVELDIRSLPFGTFDGNVAHSSDDDGFKNGVGIFVEDYFPPEPAIMTGNTSYKNGSFGAWIEGTELHDTMLSGNGIGFLGLRAALRDSTVVGSTLNDSGDVPWRLTGVGFYHQRSEISDVQFINFGQRPRDWMRQGLAMEFIANDRNEISVVTGASFLNANRLQITRPDDPEDGPDNRSAAIRDADGSISGAPAVLASNHPLVYEPSCTWREEFGAHACAPQNRLAWLKIVDMNGGISGATLTRSDGFSAAFGDPDPGETAEGDVLMDRAYAVSSATPHSGHLEIILSGREEGFVDLEIPWPHAEAHAYDGWGRWHEISADANFSFDGSVIRLRHNLDDFEEDGRYQRIEVCAAEFCGNDGPGG, from the coding sequence GTGACTTCTGCGATCGCTCTGTCCCGCCCGCCGACCGCCGCTCGTGCGCTCGCCTCCCTGTTCCTGGCGGTGTCGCTGCTCGTGACGCTCCTGCCGCCGGTACAGGCCCAGGAGGAGCCGATGACCGTCACCCGCCACGCGGGTGCGTCGCGGACCGAGACCGCGGCACAGGTCTCGCTTCTGGCCTATCCGGAGGGGGCCGACACCGTGGTGATCGCCCGGGCTGACGCCTACGGCGATGCCCTGGCCGGCGCACCGCTGGCGGCCGTGCTCGACGCGCCCGTTCTGCTGTCCAACACCGACGCAATGGACCAGTTCACGGAGGGTGAGATCCAGCGGCTTGCGCCCACCACGGCGGTGGTCCTCGGCGATCTCTCCGATGCCGTCACGGACACGATCGAGGGCCTCGGCGTCACCGTGGAGCGCATCCGCGGCACGGACGCCTGGACCACGTACGCCGCGATCGCCGACGCCGTCGTGGCCGAGTCCGGCACGACCCAGGCCCTGCTGGTCGAGGGCATGCACCCCGACGACGCCCGCGGCTGGCCCGATGCGCTGACGGCCTCCGCGTGGGCCGCAACCGAGCAGATGCCGGTCCTGATGACCGAGGTCGACGCGTTCCCGGCCGCCACCGGTGAGGCCATCACCCGCAACGGGATCACCCAGGTCACCGTCGTGGGTGGCGAGGCAGCCGTGAGTGCTGACGTCGCCGCCGAAGCCGACGAGCTGACCAGCGAGGAGATTGATCGCGTGGCCGGGGACGGCCGCTACGACACCGGCGTCGCCGTTGCCCGTGAAGGCCTGGACGAGTTCGGCTACACCTCGCGCATCTGGGTCGCGTCGGGACGCAGCTGGCCGGATGCCCTGGTCGCCGGGCCCGCCGTCGCCAAGATGGGCGGGGTCCTGGTGCTGACCGACCCAGCATCCATGGAGCACTCCCCTGCCACCTTGACCTTCATCAACGGGCAGCGCGGTTGGGCCGCCAACGCCCACCTGGTCGGCGGCACGGCCGTCATCTCCGAGGACGTTGCCGCGACGGTCGAGACCGGTGAACTGCCCGGCGCCGAGTCCGAGGAGACCGACCCCGGCGCCACACCCGTCGCCAGCCTGGACCGCCCGCCAGCTGTCCCCGCCCGCAACACCGCACCACCGATCAGCGCCGCGACCCCGTGGTCGGATCCCGCGACCTGGGGCGGCACCGTCCCGGCAGCCGGCGACGTCGTCACCATCCCACGCGACCGGGCCGTCCTCCTCGACGTCGACCCACCCGCCCTCGAGGGGATCCAGATCGACGGGTTGCTGGTCGCCGACGACATCGACATGACGATCGAGGTCGAGTGGATCACGGTCACCGGCCGTCTGGCGCTCGGCACCGAGGAGGCGCCGCTGACCAGCGACGTCACCGTGATCCTCGATCCCCAGCCCGGCGATGACATCCTGGGCGCCGGCGAGGGCCCGATCGCCGTCCAAGGTGGGACCCTGGACATCCACGGACAGTCGCCGACCCACACCTGGACCCGTCTGGCGGCGACGGCAGGGGCCGGAACCACCCAGATCCAACTGGAGGAGGCGCCCGGCTGGAGCGTGGGCGACCGGATCGTCATCGCCGCCACCAGCCTCAACTTCGAGGAGGCCGAGGAGCGGATCGTCACCGCCATCGACGGCACCACCGTCACGCTCGACCGGCCGCTGGAGCACATCCACTGGGGTCAGGCCGAGCAGGTCGGCGGAGAGACCGTCGAGCAGTTCGCCGAGGTCGGTTCGCTGTCGCGCAACATCGTGGTCACGTCCACGCCCGAGGCCCGTGAGCAGCAACGCGGCGGTCACGTGCAGATCTTCCACGGCTCCGTCGGCCGCATCAGCGGTGCGGAGTTCACCGGCCTGGGTCAGGTGGGCGAACTGGCCCGCTACCCCATCCACTTCCACATGATGGACAGCGCAAGCGGCTCCTACATCCACGGCGCCGCGGTGCACCACAGCTTCAACCGCTGCGTGACGGTCCACGGCACCCACCACGTCGACCTGCAGGAGACCATCGGCTACGACACGATCGGCCACTGCTTCTTCTTCGAGGACGGGGTCGAGACCGGCAACACCTTCCACTGCAACCTGGGCCTGACGACCCGTGCGCCGGAGGAGGGCCTGGCCCTGCTCGAGTCCGACCTCACCCCGGCCACCTACTGGATCTCCAACCCCTCCAACCACTTCACTGAGAACGTCGCTGCGGGCTCGGAGTCGGCAGGCTTCTGGTACGACCTGCCCGAGGCGCCGACCGGGGACAGCGAGGGCGTCGAGCTCGACATCCGCTCGCTGCCCTTCGGCACCTTCGACGGCAACGTCGCCCACTCGAGCGACGACGACGGCTTCAAGAACGGCGTCGGCATCTTCGTCGAGGACTACTTCCCGCCGGAGCCCGCCATCATGACGGGCAACACCTCCTACAAGAACGGGAGCTTCGGCGCGTGGATCGAAGGCACCGAACTGCACGACACCATGCTGTCGGGCAACGGGATCGGCTTCCTCGGCCTGCGTGCGGCCCTGCGCGACTCGACGGTCGTCGGCAGCACCCTGAACGACTCGGGTGACGTGCCGTGGCGTCTGACCGGCGTCGGCTTCTACCACCAGCGCAGCGAGATCAGCGACGTCCAGTTCATCAACTTCGGGCAGCGCCCGCGGGACTGGATGCGCCAGGGCCTCGCGATGGAGTTCATCGCCAACGACCGCAACGAGATCTCCGTGGTGACCGGTGCGTCGTTCCTGAACGCCAACCGCCTCCAGATCACCAGACCGGACGACCCCGAGGACGGCCCGGACAATCGTTCAGCCGCGATCCGGGATGCCGACGGCTCGATCTCCGGCGCACCCGCGGTGCTCGCAAGCAACCACCCGCTGGTCTACGAGCCGAGCTGCACCTGGCGGGAGGAGTTCGGCGCCCACGCCTGCGCGCCGCAGAACCGGCTGGCCTGGCTGAAGATCGTCGACATGAACGGCGGGATAAGCGGTGCGACGCTGACGCGCAGCGATGGCTTCTCCGCAGCGTTCGGTGATCCTGATCCTGGCGAGACAGCGGAGGGCGACGTCCTGATGGACCGCGCCTATGCGGTGTCCTCCGCGACGCCGCACAGCGGCCACCTGGAGATCATCCTGTCCGGTCGGGAGGAGGGCTTCGTGGACCTCGAGATCCCCTGGCCGCACGCTGAGGCGCACGCCTACGACGGCTGGGGCCGGTGGCACGAGATCTCAGCGGACGCGAACTTCAGCTTCGACGGCTCCGTCATCCGGCTGCGGCACAACCTGGACGACTTCGAGGAAGACGGTCGCTACCAGCGCATCGAGGTGTGTGCGGCGGAGTTCTGCGGCAACGACGGCCCAGGGGGCTGA
- a CDS encoding sensor domain-containing diguanylate cyclase, translated as MPITEVMASTIDPVRPRAQDAGLALAFHHAPVAGVVLDAEGLILTANIAAEDILGDSAGSLEGQRFSDLVNADSRVVVQAALGDAVHATAPTIRRRDVALWPGVTDVATMHAGRVPDGTVVVQLTDPAESASGATYPQQRAFRTALLELSELSHSLIDDDAFFDALIDRAVAVVPGAQAGSILLNKEGTDEYHFVAARGFDLAGLQQRCLYENMMFRDVDTPEAAINRSVSEMPLPPDQETWMIEVGRIREIESNVSSPVFIGGEPRAFLSLDNFDDRDAFDATSVEMTTVLGRLIADLVRRRELESALLQEREAYRQLAMHDGLTGIANRRQLEASLAEAVAAAAADGAGVAVLFIDIDDFKPINDQLGHDVGDEVIRAVATGLQRLTRAGDIVGRWGGDEFMLIIPGIASGVDVRAVADRILEAFDGDLVASLVRSAGIDEEICCRLSIGAAWSTDAEVRPQDLVRGSDQALYAAKLAGKFTARILQV; from the coding sequence GTGCCGATCACCGAGGTGATGGCCAGCACGATCGACCCGGTTCGACCTCGTGCCCAGGATGCTGGGCTCGCGTTGGCCTTTCACCATGCGCCCGTCGCCGGAGTGGTCCTGGATGCGGAGGGTCTGATCCTGACCGCGAACATCGCGGCCGAGGACATCCTCGGCGACAGCGCCGGAAGCCTCGAGGGGCAACGGTTCTCGGACCTGGTCAACGCCGACTCACGGGTCGTCGTGCAAGCGGCGCTGGGGGACGCCGTTCACGCCACAGCACCCACGATCCGCCGTCGTGACGTTGCGCTGTGGCCCGGTGTGACCGATGTCGCGACCATGCATGCCGGCCGCGTCCCGGACGGGACCGTCGTGGTCCAACTCACGGACCCGGCGGAGTCAGCCTCCGGCGCGACGTACCCCCAGCAGCGGGCCTTCCGGACGGCGCTGCTGGAGCTGAGCGAACTCTCCCACTCGCTGATCGATGACGACGCCTTCTTCGACGCGCTGATCGACCGTGCCGTCGCCGTCGTTCCGGGCGCCCAGGCGGGCAGCATCCTGCTCAACAAGGAGGGGACCGACGAGTACCACTTCGTGGCAGCCCGCGGCTTCGACCTCGCGGGACTCCAGCAGCGCTGCCTCTACGAGAACATGATGTTCCGTGACGTCGACACGCCCGAAGCTGCGATCAACCGATCGGTCTCGGAGATGCCCCTCCCGCCCGATCAGGAGACCTGGATGATCGAGGTCGGTCGGATCCGAGAGATCGAGTCGAACGTCTCGTCGCCGGTGTTCATCGGCGGTGAGCCGCGGGCCTTCCTCAGCCTCGACAACTTCGATGACCGTGACGCCTTCGACGCGACCAGTGTCGAGATGACCACCGTACTCGGCCGACTGATCGCCGACCTGGTGCGACGTCGTGAGCTGGAGTCAGCCCTCCTGCAGGAGCGTGAGGCCTACCGGCAGTTGGCGATGCACGACGGTCTCACCGGCATCGCGAACCGACGACAGCTCGAGGCCTCGCTGGCCGAGGCGGTGGCGGCCGCCGCTGCCGATGGCGCCGGCGTGGCCGTCCTCTTCATCGACATCGACGACTTCAAGCCGATCAACGACCAACTCGGTCACGACGTGGGTGATGAGGTCATCCGTGCCGTGGCCACGGGCCTGCAACGCCTCACCCGTGCCGGTGACATCGTGGGCCGGTGGGGCGGGGACGAGTTCATGCTGATCATCCCGGGCATCGCCTCCGGCGTCGACGTGCGGGCCGTGGCGGATCGGATCCTCGAGGCCTTCGACGGCGACCTGGTCGCATCACTGGTGCGGTCGGCCGGCATCGACGAGGAGATCTGCTGCCGCCTGTCGATCGGTGCGGCCTGGAGCACCGATGCCGAGGTCAGACCGCAGGACTTGGTCCGCGGCTCCGACCA
- a CDS encoding antibiotic biosynthesis monooxygenase family protein → MVLEVALIDVTPGAQADFTVAYREARAQVAAADGVGPIRMTQGVETPTRFVLLIEWPSVEAHQAFRDSEAFAEWRRLIGPFFAGPPHVEHFVDVE, encoded by the coding sequence ATGGTTCTCGAGGTTGCGCTGATCGACGTCACGCCGGGTGCACAGGCTGATTTCACTGTCGCCTACCGCGAAGCCCGTGCGCAGGTGGCGGCGGCGGACGGGGTCGGGCCCATCCGGATGACCCAGGGGGTGGAGACGCCGACGCGCTTCGTGCTGCTCATCGAGTGGCCATCCGTCGAGGCCCACCAGGCGTTCCGGGACAGCGAGGCCTTCGCTGAGTGGCGGCGGCTGATCGGTCCGTTCTTCGCCGGGCCACCACACGTCGAGCACTTCGTCGACGTCGAGTAG